From the Microbacterium thalassium genome, one window contains:
- a CDS encoding fumarylacetoacetate hydrolase family protein, whose amino-acid sequence MRIANLAGRLALVTRGGTAVDVATASEGRFGPDPMSAYADWDAFAAWAAGADAAGEAFDRADLGPPVPRPPQIFAIGVNYREHADEAGYPPDSLPVTFTKFPSSLTGPEATVVLPDGNVDWEVELVVVIGRGGHGIRREDAWKHVAGFTVGQDLSERVAQLAGTMPQFSLAKSHPGFSPTGPWIVTPDELDDPADLAISCAIDDEVMQDSRTSRMIYDIPELIVRLSAVATLLPGDIIFSGTPSGIGNRRAPQRFLRAGETLTSVIEGVGELTTRFR is encoded by the coding sequence GTGAGGATCGCGAACCTGGCCGGCCGTCTCGCCCTGGTCACCCGGGGTGGGACGGCGGTCGACGTGGCGACCGCGTCGGAGGGCCGCTTCGGCCCCGACCCGATGTCGGCCTACGCCGACTGGGACGCGTTCGCCGCGTGGGCGGCGGGGGCGGATGCCGCGGGCGAAGCGTTCGACCGCGCCGACCTCGGGCCGCCGGTGCCGCGCCCGCCGCAGATCTTCGCGATCGGCGTGAACTATCGTGAGCACGCCGACGAGGCCGGGTACCCGCCCGACAGTCTGCCGGTGACGTTCACGAAGTTCCCGTCGAGCCTGACCGGGCCCGAGGCGACCGTCGTCCTCCCTGACGGCAACGTCGACTGGGAGGTCGAACTCGTCGTGGTCATCGGCCGCGGCGGTCACGGCATCCGTCGCGAGGATGCGTGGAAGCACGTAGCGGGATTCACCGTCGGGCAGGATCTCTCCGAGCGCGTCGCGCAGCTCGCCGGCACGATGCCGCAGTTCAGCCTCGCGAAGTCGCATCCCGGCTTCTCGCCCACCGGGCCGTGGATCGTCACGCCCGACGAGCTCGACGATCCCGCGGATCTCGCGATCTCGTGCGCCATCGACGACGAGGTCATGCAGGACTCGCGCACGTCCCGCATGATCTACGACATCCCCGAGCTGATCGTCCGCCTGTCGGCCGTCGCGACGCTGCTGCCCGGAGACATCATCTTCAGCGGCACGCCCTCGGGGATCGGCAACCGTCGCGCGCCGCAGCGGTTCCTTCGAGCGGGAGAGACCCTCACGTCCGTCATCGAGGGTGTCGGGGAGCTGACGACGCGGTTCCGCTAG